From a single Xanthocytophaga agilis genomic region:
- the glp gene encoding gephyrin-like molybdotransferase Glp encodes MTTVAEAQKSIISQAKSFGEETLPLEKALGRVLAQPILADRDYPPFNRSTMDGYAVQAADFLDKKLSQLQLVERIHAGSVGTQEIHSGTCSKIMTGAPVPLGADAVVRVEDTQETSGLVTFNIETIRVGQNIAKQGEDAQSGQEILSNRSVITPQVSGVLAVTGNAQVTVARLPKIGIISTGNEVVSLGTPVQTHQIRDSNAWVVRGFFHSYQVDEISTTLAKDDKAVLQETVAGFLADKDIIILSGGVSKGDADYVPEILQLLGVQQIFHRVRIRPGGPIWFGTTPDGKAVFGLPGNPVSVQVACKVFIEPYLRTCLGLPLLSPLWLPFSGNRTKKTPFDEFFPCELIIHNGQTGVQAVRYNSSGDIAATAKSDGIVLQPAETEQLADNAVVAFYKW; translated from the coding sequence ATGACAACTGTTGCAGAAGCTCAAAAAAGCATTATTTCTCAGGCAAAATCTTTTGGTGAAGAGACTCTCCCGTTAGAAAAGGCTTTAGGTAGGGTATTGGCACAACCTATTCTTGCAGACCGCGATTATCCTCCTTTTAACCGCTCCACAATGGATGGATATGCAGTACAGGCTGCTGATTTTCTGGATAAGAAACTTTCTCAGTTGCAATTGGTGGAGCGTATTCATGCAGGAAGTGTTGGGACACAGGAAATACATTCAGGAACATGCAGCAAAATTATGACTGGTGCTCCTGTACCACTTGGAGCCGATGCTGTAGTGAGGGTAGAGGATACACAGGAGACTAGCGGACTGGTGACATTTAACATAGAAACTATTCGTGTAGGACAAAATATCGCCAAGCAGGGTGAAGATGCTCAGTCCGGGCAGGAAATCCTGTCCAACAGGTCAGTAATTACACCACAGGTATCAGGAGTGCTTGCTGTCACAGGCAATGCACAGGTAACAGTAGCCAGATTGCCTAAAATAGGCATCATATCAACAGGGAATGAGGTAGTGTCATTGGGTACTCCTGTACAAACGCATCAGATACGGGATTCCAATGCCTGGGTGGTACGAGGCTTTTTCCATTCCTATCAGGTGGATGAAATATCAACTACATTAGCCAAAGACGACAAGGCTGTTCTACAGGAAACAGTTGCTGGTTTTCTGGCTGACAAAGACATTATTATCCTTTCGGGTGGTGTTTCCAAAGGAGATGCCGATTATGTACCGGAGATATTACAGCTACTGGGTGTACAACAGATTTTTCACAGAGTACGTATTCGTCCAGGAGGACCGATCTGGTTTGGCACTACTCCGGATGGAAAGGCTGTATTTGGATTACCCGGCAATCCTGTGTCGGTACAGGTAGCCTGCAAAGTGTTTATCGAGCCTTATCTGCGTACCTGTCTGGGACTTCCATTGCTTTCTCCACTATGGCTTCCTTTCTCTGGCAACCGCACTAAAAAAACGCCATTTGACGAGTTTTTTCCGTGTGAACTGATTATACACAATGGACAAACAGGTGTACAGGCAGTCCGCTACAATAGCAGTGGTGACATTGCTGCTACTGCCAAAAGTGATGGTATTGTACTGCAACCCGCAGAGACCGAACAACTGGCAGATAATGCTGTGGTAGCTTTTTATAAATGGTAA
- a CDS encoding aldehyde dehydrogenase family protein, translating to METEALTSDHQVFEDQLLPIFEQQKAYAQTLRISNVEQRKEKLKRLRQWILSNRIAIQEALSKDFQKPVFETDITEIYSTKTELDHALGQLHKWMRPAKVGTPLVLIGTRSRVMYEPKGVALIIAPWNYPFYLLVSPLISAIAAGCCAILKPSEMTPATASLVRRMVAELFESREVTVVEGDATVATALLKLPFDHIFFTGSPQIGKVVMRAAAEHLTSVTLELGGKSPCIVDATANIKDAAEKIAIGKFLNAGQTCIAPDYILVHKSKEKELVQALQAVITQFYGADPETSSDLAHIINSQHLNRLQGLISDAVAKGATLVAGGKANAETRYLAPTLLTVVTPDMQVMQEEIFGPVLPVLTFEQIHEVTHFVTERSKSLALYIFSQDKQQIEYVLKHTTAGGVSVNECLMHVLHPDLPFGGVNTSGIGKSHGFYGFVAFSNEKAVLHQRIGLTNYKQFYPPYTQKVKKLFNLLLQWL from the coding sequence ATGGAAACAGAAGCTCTTACTTCAGACCATCAGGTTTTCGAAGATCAGTTGTTGCCTATTTTTGAACAACAGAAAGCATACGCACAGACTCTACGGATCTCCAATGTAGAACAACGTAAGGAAAAGCTAAAGCGATTGCGTCAGTGGATTCTGTCTAATCGGATAGCTATCCAGGAGGCTTTGTCCAAAGATTTTCAGAAGCCGGTCTTTGAAACAGACATCACAGAAATATATAGTACAAAGACTGAACTGGACCATGCCCTTGGACAATTGCACAAATGGATGCGCCCTGCAAAGGTAGGCACCCCTCTGGTACTGATAGGGACACGTTCCAGAGTCATGTATGAACCCAAAGGAGTAGCACTGATTATCGCTCCCTGGAACTATCCTTTTTATCTGCTGGTCAGCCCACTCATATCGGCAATTGCTGCGGGATGTTGTGCCATCCTGAAACCCTCTGAAATGACTCCTGCTACAGCATCACTGGTCAGACGGATGGTCGCAGAATTATTTGAGTCCAGAGAAGTAACCGTTGTGGAGGGCGATGCAACAGTGGCCACTGCTTTACTGAAGTTGCCTTTTGATCATATCTTCTTCACGGGAAGCCCACAAATCGGAAAAGTAGTGATGCGGGCTGCTGCTGAGCATCTGACTTCTGTAACGCTGGAACTGGGAGGAAAGTCTCCGTGTATTGTGGATGCAACAGCCAATATCAAAGATGCTGCAGAAAAGATCGCCATAGGAAAGTTTCTGAATGCAGGGCAGACATGTATCGCTCCAGATTATATCCTGGTGCATAAAAGCAAAGAAAAAGAACTAGTACAGGCTTTACAGGCTGTTATTACACAATTTTATGGGGCAGATCCTGAAACCTCATCTGACCTGGCCCATATTATTAATAGCCAGCATCTGAATCGTTTACAAGGATTGATTTCAGATGCTGTTGCTAAAGGGGCTACTCTTGTTGCGGGTGGTAAAGCCAATGCAGAAACGCGCTATCTGGCTCCAACCTTATTAACAGTAGTAACACCTGACATGCAGGTGATGCAGGAGGAGATTTTCGGTCCTGTGCTACCTGTGCTGACATTTGAGCAAATCCATGAAGTAACTCATTTTGTCACAGAGAGAAGTAAGTCGCTGGCTTTATATATATTCAGCCAGGATAAGCAACAGATTGAGTATGTGTTAAAACATACTACTGCGGGAGGTGTTTCCGTAAATGAATGTCTGATGCATGTATTGCATCCTGACCTGCCATTTGGAGGAGTAAATACGAGTGGCATTGGCAAGTCGCACGGTTTCTATGGCTTTGTTGCTTTTTCAAATGAAAAGGCTGTATTGCACCAGCGAATCGGATTAACCAATTACAAGCAATTTTATCCACCTTATACACAAAAAGTTAAAAAACTTTTCAATCTTTTGTTACAGTGGTTGTAA
- a CDS encoding UbiA family prenyltransferase: protein MISRSTWLHLRIPFSFFLLPIFIFAVSVSPQPSTWKTLLVFFILHFLLYPASNGYNSYYDKDEDSIGGLEKPPPVSKELWYVSLILDGIALLAGIFLGWVFVAGLFVYGLISKLYSYDKVRLKKYPILSWILASFFQGAFTFLMTYQAINALQLEALTDSAVIIPALLSTAFLGGSYPMTQVYQHAEDARRGDMTLSRLLGIRGTFIFAAVAFQLTSLGFWYYFQTYYEGMYFVWFILCLAPGLVHFLVWTVKVWKDKKFADFRSTMRLNWLTATGMNLFFIIIGILIHIKGS from the coding sequence ATGATTAGTCGGTCTACATGGCTGCATTTGCGCATCCCGTTTTCGTTTTTTTTATTACCTATATTTATTTTTGCTGTGAGTGTGTCACCACAGCCAAGTACCTGGAAAACCTTACTGGTATTTTTTATTCTCCACTTTCTGTTGTATCCGGCCAGCAATGGGTATAACAGCTATTATGATAAAGACGAAGACAGTATCGGAGGATTAGAAAAACCACCTCCTGTGAGTAAAGAACTGTGGTATGTTTCACTGATACTGGACGGGATTGCATTGTTGGCAGGGATCTTTCTGGGTTGGGTATTTGTAGCAGGTTTGTTTGTGTATGGACTAATATCCAAACTCTATAGTTATGATAAGGTTCGTCTTAAAAAATATCCGATTCTAAGTTGGATACTGGCTAGTTTCTTTCAGGGAGCCTTTACGTTTCTAATGACTTATCAGGCCATTAATGCTTTGCAGCTAGAAGCCTTAACAGATAGTGCAGTAATTATTCCTGCATTGCTTTCTACAGCTTTTCTGGGTGGATCATATCCCATGACTCAGGTATACCAGCATGCTGAAGACGCCCGACGAGGGGATATGACGCTGAGTCGTCTTCTGGGTATCAGAGGAACTTTTATCTTTGCTGCGGTAGCCTTTCAGTTAACTTCACTAGGATTCTGGTATTACTTTCAGACCTACTATGAAGGGATGTATTTTGTGTGGTTTATCCTTTGTCTGGCTCCTGGGTTAGTACACTTTCTGGTATGGACTGTTAAAGTCTGGAAAGATAAAAAGTTTGCTGATTTTCGTTCTACTATGCGACTTAACTGGCTTACAGCTACAGGTATGAATCTGTTTTTTATTATAATAGGCATACTCATTCATATAAAGGGTTCATAA
- a CDS encoding L,D-transpeptidase family protein — translation MQEINHSANNSDRYSSHQPHKSFKEKLKQGWQSVYTWFVHWKKIILTSPFVQKYQKGILTGIAVVGVFALLLTIPSVRQLLRSRTDRWEALREEASKPLSITLNNETARRYFPQEFRRNILVAVMDTFYTNRMYLPAWIGEKGNTALVDSLVTVLSQSGQEGFDTTSYQLDTLRKLRSTLTLKSKPEDVAHLDRLATASYLLYASHMLWGRVDPGKIDTMWQSVSYPFALSKNLQEALEENHLQASLTQLLPSNQYYSYEALKQKFVELCIQEQKGGWPAVTINQSLHKGSNNPAVKQLKQRLIAEGDLAASTTNLSSTVYDQTVVDAVKNYQARYGLQVTGNLTKETRTALAVPLKKRIQQVALNLERLRWLPRQYPSESVWINIPEFSLRVWDQDKQVWETRIVVGKPNKPTPILTDTLEQIILNPDWVIPQSIAVNEMLPQIRQTPEMLEENEFEVYESWKKGAPLVDVSMIDWDTISTDNFTYKIAQKPGDKNALGKVKFLFPNHYDTYLHDTPAKGLFNVKDRAYSHGCVRVENPLKLAYYLLKSTGKWTEEKIIEQTQLAMLADEDEDEIDTVITPEKIDLKKPIAVTTLYLTAFVRQGRLYFCPDIYGYDVMQTAAMSLPAKPMIQPIVNKPHPEKKSNLSLTSLFSH, via the coding sequence ATGCAAGAAATAAATCATTCAGCCAATAATTCAGACAGGTATTCTTCGCATCAACCCCATAAATCTTTCAAAGAAAAATTAAAACAAGGGTGGCAGTCAGTATATACCTGGTTTGTGCATTGGAAAAAAATCATCCTTACCTCACCTTTTGTTCAGAAATATCAAAAGGGTATTCTGACAGGGATAGCTGTTGTGGGAGTATTTGCTTTATTACTGACAATTCCTTCTGTTCGCCAGTTGCTCAGAAGTCGTACTGATCGCTGGGAAGCTTTGAGAGAAGAGGCTTCCAAACCCTTAAGTATTACACTGAATAATGAAACTGCCCGCCGATACTTTCCACAGGAGTTTCGCAGAAATATTCTGGTTGCAGTAATGGATACATTTTACACAAACCGGATGTATCTGCCTGCATGGATTGGAGAGAAAGGAAATACGGCCCTAGTAGATTCTCTAGTAACTGTATTATCTCAGTCTGGTCAGGAAGGATTTGATACTACCTCTTACCAGTTGGATACATTGCGTAAGCTACGTAGTACACTCACACTCAAAAGCAAACCGGAAGATGTTGCCCATCTGGATAGACTAGCAACTGCCTCTTATCTATTATATGCATCGCATATGTTATGGGGGCGAGTAGATCCAGGTAAAATTGACACCATGTGGCAATCTGTCTCTTACCCGTTTGCCTTGTCTAAAAATCTGCAGGAAGCCCTTGAAGAAAATCATCTGCAAGCCTCGTTGACACAATTGCTTCCATCTAATCAATATTATTCCTATGAAGCTCTTAAGCAAAAGTTTGTGGAGCTGTGCATACAAGAACAAAAAGGAGGATGGCCTGCTGTAACCATCAATCAATCACTACATAAAGGTAGTAATAACCCTGCTGTAAAACAGTTGAAACAACGATTGATAGCAGAAGGGGATCTGGCGGCATCCACAACAAATCTCTCAAGTACCGTATACGATCAGACCGTAGTTGATGCAGTCAAAAATTATCAAGCGCGTTATGGTTTGCAGGTAACAGGTAATTTGACAAAAGAAACCCGTACGGCACTGGCAGTACCTCTGAAAAAACGTATTCAGCAAGTGGCGCTTAATCTGGAACGTCTTCGCTGGCTTCCCAGACAGTATCCTTCTGAGAGTGTATGGATTAACATTCCGGAGTTCAGTCTTCGGGTATGGGATCAGGATAAACAGGTGTGGGAAACCCGGATTGTCGTAGGAAAGCCTAACAAACCAACTCCTATACTTACAGATACTCTTGAACAGATTATATTGAATCCGGACTGGGTAATCCCTCAATCCATAGCTGTCAATGAGATGTTGCCTCAAATCCGGCAGACACCTGAAATGCTGGAAGAAAATGAATTTGAAGTATATGAGTCATGGAAGAAAGGTGCACCCTTGGTTGATGTTTCCATGATTGACTGGGATACCATTTCTACGGATAACTTTACCTATAAAATTGCTCAAAAGCCAGGAGACAAAAATGCGTTGGGAAAAGTTAAGTTCTTGTTTCCAAACCATTATGATACCTATCTGCATGATACACCAGCCAAAGGTCTTTTCAATGTCAAAGATAGAGCGTATAGCCATGGATGCGTTCGGGTTGAAAACCCACTCAAACTGGCTTATTATCTTTTGAAAAGCACAGGCAAATGGACAGAGGAAAAGATTATAGAACAAACTCAGCTTGCAATGCTGGCGGATGAAGATGAGGACGAAATTGATACAGTAATAACACCGGAAAAAATAGATCTAAAAAAACCAATTGCGGTTACCACACTCTATCTAACGGCTTTTGTTCGCCAGGGTCGTTTGTATTTTTGCCCCGATATCTATGGCTATGATGTTATGCAAACTGCAGCCATGTCTCTTCCGGCAAAACCTATGATACAACCTATAGTGAATAAGCCTCATCCCGAAAAGAAATCAAACCTTTCGCTTACTTCACTTTTTTCGCACTAA
- a CDS encoding response regulator: protein MSLPILVADDDADDRLLLKMAFAEQNIPNPVLFFKDGSEVTDYLYKLESQSDIQKDLPGLMLLDVNMPRKNGLQVLKEVKTHPIWQQICVCMFSTARTEHYVSEAHQLGADNYMVKPDSYDDLLEVIQSVYLTWLNSVLVSKKIHPCSMDSVEKENTPVTHK from the coding sequence ATGTCATTACCTATCCTGGTAGCTGATGACGATGCCGACGACCGCCTGTTACTGAAGATGGCTTTTGCAGAACAAAACATACCTAATCCTGTCCTCTTTTTTAAGGATGGCAGTGAGGTAACTGATTATCTCTACAAACTTGAATCTCAATCAGACATACAAAAGGATCTGCCTGGATTGATGTTACTGGATGTCAATATGCCCAGAAAAAACGGATTGCAGGTACTTAAAGAAGTGAAAACACATCCTATATGGCAACAGATCTGTGTGTGTATGTTTTCGACTGCCCGTACAGAACACTATGTATCTGAAGCACATCAGCTAGGTGCAGACAACTATATGGTAAAACCTGACTCATACGATGATCTGCTGGAAGTAATTCAATCTGTGTATCTTACCTGGCTTAACTCAGTACTTGTCAGTAAAAAGATACATCCTTGTTCAATGGACTCTGTAGAAAAAGAAAATACACCTGTAACACACAAATGA
- a CDS encoding response regulator, which produces MKNKLVTHPILVVEDDSEDRELLIQLLTQVISNCEIIGVANGQEAIHYLETTPQLPSLVLLDIYMPLKNGFEVIKEVKSNPALRTIPIIALTSSSVDKDIVRSYNLGVNAYLIKPSTEEGLHQLVQTIHTYWITNVKGPVYRRNLY; this is translated from the coding sequence GTGAAAAACAAACTCGTTACTCACCCTATTTTAGTAGTGGAGGACGATAGTGAAGACCGAGAGTTATTGATTCAGTTGCTGACACAGGTAATTTCCAACTGTGAGATTATAGGTGTAGCCAACGGACAGGAGGCTATACACTATCTTGAAACAACCCCTCAGCTCCCGTCGCTGGTTCTTCTCGACATTTATATGCCACTAAAAAATGGTTTTGAAGTAATTAAGGAAGTAAAAAGCAATCCTGCATTGAGAACTATTCCTATTATAGCCCTTACCTCTTCATCTGTAGACAAAGATATAGTGAGAAGTTATAATCTTGGAGTGAATGCCTATTTAATTAAGCCATCTACTGAGGAAGGACTTCATCAGCTTGTACAAACGATTCATACATACTGGATTACGAATGTAAAAGGGCCTGTTTATCGGCGAAATCTTTATTAA
- a CDS encoding VCBS repeat-containing protein, giving the protein MRYLYNRIAGAACFLLAIYSFTACNPKKTNENALFQKLDSTQTRIGFTNKLPDYDEKLNILEYLYYYNGAGVSAGDINNDGLTDLFFVSNQGKNKLYLNKGNMQFDDISEKAGVEGFADWKTGVTMADVNGDGLLDIYVCAVGNYKGLEGANELFINNGDLTFTEKAADYGLDFTGFATQAAFFDYDKDGDLDMYLLTHAVHTARSYEYVSTRVFKNNEAGDYLFENTMIKKSGDTSASKNTKKFVDVSAKAGIYQALMGYGLGIVVSDLNNDGWDDIYVANDFHEDDYYYINNHNGTFTETVKTAIPHLSRYSMGVDAADINNDGFFDLMNLDMYPEDEVTEKSSMGEDPLDIYLNKLSYGYHHQFSRNCLQLNFSGKRFVDVAALAGVVATDWSWSPLLADYDNDGIKDLFITNGIVKRPNNLDYLKYIYTDSIKYAMMNGMNVYDKQAITQMPEGKVHNYIFKGTSSLQYQDKSADWGMGEATIANGATYADLDNDGDLDLITNNINEPASIYRNQTRTGEKTENTSSPKYTETNYLKVKLQGTAPNTFGVGAKVTLIHKGKKLVQELMPTRGFLSSVDPVLVFGLGQTTTLDSVIVIWGNAKAEVKTQVKANQLLVLKQTDAQIEETALFSPAPTPVFQDITELLKLDYKHKENSYYDFNREMLMPFKVSTEGPALAIGDVNGDNLDDFYVGGAKWQSGKLFVQKANGTFTASSSNAVFGADSLYEDVDAVFFDADGDKDLDLYVVSGGNEFYNTMPEQFDRIYLNDGKGNFSCGKDNLPPMYTNKSCVRPIDFDQDGDLDLFVGGRVMAYAYGKIPDSYLLVNDGKGKFTDKTTQLAPDLRKAGMITDAIWTDIDKDKDLDLLVVGDWMSPTIFENQKNTFKKSALSFSLEGMGSQKQNTASLNGFWQSVAAADFDKDGDWDFVLGNLGTNTKLRKSGDASALRMYVKDIDHNQTLDQIVTYNRGDDWFTIASKDELGKQLPSVINKKFRDFKSFAGKPINQIFSENDLDSAEIREVNTFESVYLENAGKGQFKVKALPVEAQFSKIFAFAIEDVNSDTNPDVLLGGNFYGINPYQGRYDASYGLLLEGNGKGGFRSVLPTECGFFLEGEVRSIKKLKTNEGTLFLVARNNNSLQILKEVKPLLSVAKK; this is encoded by the coding sequence ATGCGATATTTATATAATAGGATTGCAGGTGCGGCATGTTTTTTACTGGCTATATATAGTTTCACAGCGTGCAATCCTAAAAAGACCAATGAGAATGCTTTATTTCAGAAACTGGATTCTACACAAACCCGGATAGGCTTTACAAACAAACTACCCGATTATGATGAAAAACTGAATATACTGGAATATTTGTACTACTACAATGGAGCAGGAGTGTCCGCCGGAGATATCAACAATGATGGATTAACGGATTTGTTTTTCGTTTCCAATCAGGGAAAAAATAAACTGTATCTCAATAAAGGAAATATGCAGTTTGACGATATTTCCGAAAAGGCAGGAGTGGAAGGATTTGCTGACTGGAAAACAGGGGTAACAATGGCTGATGTAAATGGCGATGGCCTGCTGGATATTTATGTATGTGCAGTTGGAAATTACAAGGGACTAGAAGGTGCCAATGAGTTGTTTATCAATAATGGTGATCTGACCTTTACTGAAAAAGCAGCAGATTATGGACTGGACTTCACAGGCTTTGCTACACAGGCTGCTTTTTTTGATTATGACAAAGATGGAGACCTGGATATGTATCTGTTGACTCATGCTGTACATACTGCCCGTAGTTACGAATACGTTTCAACCCGTGTATTTAAAAACAACGAAGCAGGAGACTATTTGTTTGAAAATACAATGATCAAAAAGAGTGGAGATACATCAGCTTCAAAGAATACAAAAAAGTTTGTAGATGTAAGTGCAAAAGCTGGCATCTATCAGGCCTTAATGGGGTATGGATTAGGCATTGTGGTATCTGATCTGAACAACGATGGATGGGATGACATTTATGTTGCTAATGATTTTCATGAAGATGACTATTACTATATTAATAATCATAATGGCACCTTCACTGAAACTGTAAAAACGGCTATTCCACACTTGAGTCGTTACTCTATGGGAGTGGATGCTGCTGATATCAATAATGATGGCTTTTTTGATCTTATGAATCTGGATATGTATCCGGAAGATGAGGTAACTGAAAAGTCATCAATGGGTGAGGATCCATTGGATATTTATTTAAACAAACTGAGTTATGGGTATCATCATCAATTTAGCCGTAACTGTCTGCAGCTAAATTTCTCAGGCAAGCGGTTTGTTGATGTGGCTGCATTGGCTGGCGTTGTAGCTACAGACTGGAGCTGGTCCCCTTTGCTGGCTGATTATGATAATGACGGTATCAAAGATTTGTTTATCACAAATGGTATTGTGAAACGCCCCAATAACCTGGATTATCTCAAATACATTTATACAGACTCAATCAAGTATGCCATGATGAACGGTATGAATGTGTATGATAAACAGGCTATTACACAGATGCCTGAGGGAAAGGTCCACAATTATATCTTCAAAGGAACCTCTTCTTTACAATACCAGGATAAATCTGCTGATTGGGGGATGGGAGAGGCTACTATTGCGAATGGTGCAACCTATGCCGATCTGGATAATGATGGCGACCTGGATCTGATTACCAACAACATTAATGAACCTGCCAGTATCTACCGAAATCAAACTCGAACAGGTGAAAAAACAGAGAATACCTCCTCACCAAAGTACACAGAGACAAACTATCTGAAGGTAAAGCTACAAGGGACAGCTCCCAATACGTTTGGAGTAGGTGCTAAGGTTACATTAATCCATAAAGGAAAAAAACTGGTGCAGGAACTGATGCCTACCCGAGGCTTTTTGTCTTCTGTAGATCCTGTTCTGGTCTTTGGCCTGGGGCAAACAACAACCTTGGATAGTGTGATAGTTATCTGGGGAAATGCAAAAGCAGAAGTGAAAACTCAGGTAAAAGCGAATCAGCTTCTGGTATTGAAACAGACAGATGCTCAGATAGAAGAAACGGCATTGTTTTCGCCTGCACCAACGCCTGTTTTTCAGGATATAACAGAGCTGCTAAAGCTGGACTATAAACACAAGGAGAATTCATATTATGATTTTAACCGGGAGATGTTGATGCCGTTTAAAGTCTCAACAGAAGGCCCTGCACTGGCTATTGGTGATGTAAACGGAGATAATCTGGATGATTTCTATGTAGGAGGTGCTAAATGGCAATCCGGTAAGTTGTTTGTACAAAAGGCAAACGGGACATTTACCGCAAGTTCTTCCAATGCTGTGTTTGGGGCTGACTCACTTTATGAAGATGTAGACGCTGTATTTTTTGATGCCGATGGCGATAAGGATCTTGACTTATATGTGGTAAGTGGGGGTAATGAATTTTATAATACTATGCCTGAGCAGTTTGACCGAATCTATCTAAATGATGGAAAAGGCAACTTTAGCTGTGGAAAGGATAATCTGCCTCCTATGTATACCAATAAGTCTTGTGTGCGACCTATTGATTTTGACCAGGACGGAGACTTGGATTTATTCGTAGGTGGAAGAGTTATGGCGTATGCCTATGGTAAGATCCCTGATTCCTATTTACTGGTGAATGATGGCAAAGGGAAGTTTACCGATAAAACTACTCAACTAGCTCCTGATCTCCGGAAGGCGGGAATGATTACAGATGCTATCTGGACAGACATAGACAAGGACAAGGATCTTGATTTGTTGGTCGTAGGGGATTGGATGAGTCCAACCATTTTTGAAAACCAGAAAAACACATTTAAGAAGTCTGCTCTGTCATTTAGTCTGGAAGGTATGGGTTCTCAAAAACAGAATACTGCCTCCCTGAATGGCTTCTGGCAGTCTGTCGCTGCTGCTGATTTTGATAAAGATGGGGATTGGGATTTTGTACTGGGTAATTTGGGTACCAACACAAAACTGCGGAAAAGCGGTGATGCGTCTGCACTCAGAATGTATGTGAAAGATATAGATCATAATCAGACCCTGGATCAAATCGTAACTTACAATCGAGGAGATGACTGGTTTACTATTGCATCCAAAGACGAACTGGGGAAACAATTGCCTTCTGTGATCAACAAAAAATTCAGAGATTTTAAATCATTTGCGGGAAAACCAATTAATCAGATATTCTCAGAGAACGATCTGGATAGCGCTGAAATCAGAGAAGTAAATACATTTGAAAGTGTGTATCTTGAAAATGCCGGAAAGGGACAATTTAAGGTCAAAGCGTTGCCTGTAGAAGCGCAATTCTCTAAAATATTTGCATTTGCCATAGAAGATGTCAACTCTGACACCAATCCGGATGTGTTGCTGGGTGGTAATTTCTATGGTATTAACCCGTATCAGGGTCGTTATGACGCTAGCTATGGCTTATTGCTGGAAGGGAATGGCAAAGGAGGATTTCGTTCTGTACTTCCAACAGAATGTGGCTTTTTCTTGGAGGGAGAAGTCAGAAGCATTAAAAAGCTGAAAACCAACGAAGGAACTCTTTTCTTAGTGGCAAGAAATAATAACTCTCTACAGATACTCAAGGAAGTAAAACCTTTACTCTCTGTGGCTAAAAAATAG